GTTTCTGTAGTAGAATCATTGAAAAAAGCTGAAGGGCAGCAAGAATTACTCCAGGAGCGTTCAAAACACGCGCAAAAAAGCGCCCAGGAGTATCAAGAAAATTTAGCTGAAATCAATGAAAAACTTACTTCTTTAGAGAATGAAAAAGCAAATTTAGTCGGAAAATTGTCAGAGAAAAATGGCGCTGTTCAGTCAATTGAAAAAGAGATCGAACAAGCTCAAGCTGAGCTGCAAAAATATCAAAAATCTACTAAAGAGTTAATTGAAGAGCTGCGCGCAAAATATGTGGATCAAATGCAAAGCCAAGCCAATATAGGTAATGAGCTGAAGTATCTTGAACGACAATATACACAAGAGATGAGTAAAAACCAATCCTCTTTAGAAAAACAAGAAAACACTAATAAGGATTATAAGCAAAAACAAGAAGAACTTGATGAAGTAACATCACAATTAGAGCAGTTACAAGAAAGTTTATCCGAACAAAGAAAACAATTTCAGCAGTTGCAAGAAAAGCAACAATCTTATCAAAAGCAATATGAAGATACACAAAAGAAAATGTATCAATTAATGGATGACACGCGTCAAATTAAGGCAAGGATAAAAAGCCTCCAAGATATCCAAGAGAATTATTCTGGCTTTTATCAAGGGGTTCGTATTGTACTGCAACAACGTGAAGAACTTTCAGATATTGCAGGTGCTGTTGCAGAGTTGATGGAAGTTCCTTCAGATTATACATTGGCTATCGAAACTGCTCTAGGTGCACAGGCCCAACATATTGTCGTAGAAAATGAAGAAGCTGCTCGAGCTGGAATAAACTTTCTAAAACAACGTCGAGCTGGTCGAGCTACTTTTTTACCTATGACGACAATTAAGCCTCGGCAACTACCTAATGCAGTTTTGAGCCAGGCACAAAACGTTTCAGGTTTTGTTGGCGTAGCTAGCCAGTTAGTTCATTTTTCAGCAGAGTATACTTCGATAATGCAGAATTTATTGGGGACGGTCCTAATTGCCCAAGACTTATCAAGTGCCAACGAAATTGCACGAACTATTCAATTTCGTTATCGGGTCGTATCTCTAAGCGGAGATGTAATGAATGCTGGTGGTTCTATGACCGGTGGCGCAACTAAGCGAGGCAATCAAGGAAGTTTGTTTAGCCAAGCAAATGAACTACAAACGTTAAAAGAACAGGCTCAACGTAGCGATGAGCGATTGAAAACCGTGGAAAGTCAAGTAGCGCAATTTCAACAACAAGCCAATGCTAGTCAACAAGAAATGGAAAATCTACGAACAAAAGGTGAATCTGCTCGTCTAGAAGAACAAGAGTTACAAACACGTAAAAATCACATTTTGGAAGAAATGGAACGTTTACGTAAGGAACAAAAAGTTTACGAGTTTGAAAATAAAGAAGTACAAGACTTTATTGCAGATTACCAAGAGCAAAAAGAAACATTAACAAAACAGCAACAAGATGTAGCAGAACAATTGCAAAAACTGCAAACAGAAATGCAAGAATTAAATGATCAAGACGACTTGATAGAAAAAAGACGAACAAGTCTTAGCCAAGAGTTGTCTGAAAAAAAAGCTCAACTTGCTGTAAATAAAGAACAAACCAATACATTAAAACAACAGATTCAAACGAATGAACAAGACTATGCAGAGCAACAGAAACGAAAAGAAACATTGGAAAATCAACTGGAAGCTTTGACAACAGACGTTTCAGGACATGAAGAAACGGAAGAATCTTTGCAAAAACAAATTGCAACATTAACTCAGAAAAAAGACGAACTGCAGCAGCAATTGTATGAAAAGCGTCAAGAACGCGATCTCTTGTATCAAGATATCAGTGAAGAAGATGAAAATTTAAGTCAGTTAAATCAACAGCAAAAAGAAAAATTAGCTGAAAAAACAAAAGCGGAAGTAGCTAAGAATTATCAAGAAAATCTGCTAGACCAACGATTGGCTTATTTACAAGAAGAGTATCACATAACTTTTGAAAAGGCTGAGCAAGATTATGAGCCTGTTACAAAAGAGGAAGACACGAAAGAAAAAATTCAGCATTTACGTCAAAAAATTAACCAATTAGGCCCGGTCAACTTGAATGCTATTGAGCAATATGAGGAAGTTTCTCAGCGTTATGAATTTTTGAATCAGCAAAGAGAGGATCTATTAACTGCTAAAAATCAATTATTTACAACAATGGACGAAATGGATGAAGAGGTAAAAACTCGTTTTAAAGACATCTTTGAAAAAATTCGTGAACAGTTTAAAGTTGTATTTCCCAATATGTTTGGTGGAGGACGAGCAGAATTATTTTTAACAGATCCCAATGATTTATTGAATACTGGGATTGAAATTGAAGCTCAGCCACCAGGGAAAAAACTGCAGAACTTAAGTTTACTTTCTGGAGGAGAGCGTGCTCTGACGGCTATTGCTTTACTTTTCTCCATTATTCAAGTACGACCTGTTCCTTTTTGTATATTGGATGAGGTTGAGGCAGCTTTAGACGAAGCTAATATTTTACGCTTTGCGAATTATTTACAAACCTTTAATAATGATACACAATTTATTGTGGTTACCCATCGTAAAGGAACTATGGAAGCTTGTAATGTGTTGTATGGAATTACGATGGAAGAATCAGGTGTTTCTAAAATTGTGTCAGTACGCTTAGAAGATGTAGCAGAAAATGGGCAAATTGCAGTTGAAGGGAAAGATCAAGTATGATTAAATTAATTGCTATTGATTTGGATGGAACCTTATTAGACGATGAAAAAAAGATTTCTTTAAGGAATAAAAAAGCTTTACAAGCAGCTAGAGCACAAGGGACGAAAGTTGTTATTTGTACTGGACGACCTTTAGCAGGAATTCGCCCGTATTTAGAAGAGTTAGAAATGCAAAGTGCTGGCGATTATAGTATTACCTTTAACGGAGGCCTTGTACAAAAAAATGATACCGGTGAAATTGTTGAAAAGGCTGCATTAAAACAAGAAGATGTGTTGGATTTAGTTGATTTAGCGCAAAATTTAAATTTGCCTTTGGATGTGTTGTCCGATGAAGTGGTGTTGTCATTGCCGACGTCTGCGCAACATTTGTCACTTTATCCACAATTAAATCCACTTTTAACATTTCAAGCAGCTACAGTAGAGGAAATGACACCTGAACGCTTGTATAATAAAGCAGTAGTTGGTTACCATCAAGATTATTTAGACCAACAAATTGCTAAAATCCCTGCCAGCTATAAAGAACGTTATGAAGTGATCAAATCTCGTGGAAATTTATTGGAATTTATGCCTAAAGGGATTACTAAAGCTTTTGGTATTGCTGCTTTGGCTCAAGATTTAGCTTTTTCACAAGAAGAAGTTATGGGCATCGGCGACGAAGAAAACGACTTGCCAATGATCGAATACGCGGGTTTCGGCGTAGCTATGGATAACGCTGTTGCCCTTGTTAAACAAAAGGCTAATATCATTACTGGAACAAACGAAGAAGATGGTGTTGCCCAAGTTGTTGAAAATTATGTTCTGCCTTGATATAGAACATGCATAATTCACACAAAGGAGTGAAGTATAAATGGGACTTTTTGACAAGATTAAACATGCCTTTGTAAAAGATAAAGAAGAAGAGCAACAAACAGAAGATACAACTCAAGAGGAAGTTAATAAAGAAGCTACTACAGAAGCAGAAGAAACAAAGGAAGAAAATTCTTCTGCCACAACAGAAGCGGACACCTCAGATGAAGAACAATTAGAGGAAGTCGAAGAAGAACCAGAAACTTTTGAACCAGAAGATACACAAAAGAAATATGAAAAAGGGTTAACGAAGACGCGTAAAACGTTTAAAGATCGTATGAACGAATTGTTTGCCAATTTCCGCTCAGTAGATGAAGACTTTTTTGAAGAAGTAGAGGATACGTTAATTGGTGCTGACGTTGGTTTTGACACTTCCATGCGCATTGCGGACGAATTGCGGGAAGAAGTAAAAATAAAAAATGCGAAAAAGCCTGCAGCTGTGCAAAATACTATTATTGAAAAATTAGTCGATCTGTACGAAGAAGAAGGGGAAAAAGAAGTCAATGAACTTAACGAGCAACAAAACGATCTTTCTGTATTCTTATTTGTAGGAGTAAACGGAACTGGAAAAACAACAAGTATAGGTAAACTTGCACGTCAATATCAACAAGAAGGAAAAAAAGTTGTGCTAGCAGCAGCAGATACTTTCCGAGCTGGAGCTATTGATCAATTAGTTGAATGGGGCAAAAGAGCTGAAGTAGAAGTTGTTCGTGGTAATACTGGTAGTGATCCTGCTTCTGTTGTCTTTGATGCGATGACTAAAGCAAAAGAAGAACAAGCAGATGTTTTATTAATTGATACAGCGGGTCGTTTGCAAAATAAAGTAAACTTAATGAATGAATTGGATAAGATTAAACGTGTCATAAAACGTGAAGATCCTAATGCTCCTCATGAAGTGTTGCTAGTTGTTGACGCTACAACAGGACAAAATGCTATGAATCAAGCCAAACAATTTAAAGAAACAACAGATGTTACAGGACTAGTATTGACTAAATTAGATGGTACGGCCAAAGGTGGTATTGTGTTAGCTATTCGTAATGAGTTACACTTACCAGTAAAATTAGTAGGACTAGGCGAAGGAATTGATGACTTAGAAATTTTTGATCCTAATGATTTTGTCGTAGGACTTTTCAAAGGCCTTTTACAAGAAGAATAAAAAAGAAGCCAAACAATTTTACTTAAAAAATTGTTTGGGCTTTTTTATTTTGCATTTTTTACTTTTAAATTTGAAATAGGGGAATTTTTGGGAACAAAATCAAAGCTTCCTTTTTCATTGTTTGCTATAATGGCTGTAGAATTTTTTAAAGAAAGGATTATTTTATGAATATCCAACCAATTTTAACCAACGAACAATTATATCCTTACTTATTAAAAGCTCGTTATGGTGTTGAAAAAGAGAGTCAACGAGTGACGATGGAAGGTGACTTAGTAACGACAGATTATCCGGAAAAACTAGGAAATCGGAGCTTCCATCCTTATATCCAAACGGATTTCGCTGAAACTCAGATGGAATTGGTTACGCCAGTTACAGACAGTGTTTCTGAGCTTTTTCGTTGGTTAGCAGCTATCCATGATACCGTTTATCGTTCCATGGATACTAATGAAATGCTTTGGCCATTAAGCATGCCTCCTGCCTTACCTAAGACAGAAGAAAATATTGTAATTGCTAAACTTGATAACTTTGAAGATGTATTATATCGTCGCTATTTGGCAAAAACTTATGGGCGACGGAAACAAATGGTCAGTGGTATTCATTTTAACTTTGAATTTGATGATGAAATGGTACAAAAGATGTTTGAAATACAAGAAGAATATGATGACTACGATCAATTTAAAACAGAAGTTTATTTGAAAGTAGCTCGGAATTATCTACATTACCGTTGGCTAACGACTTATTTTTTTGGCGGCTCGCCTTTAAGCGGTCCGCACTATTTTAATGGGCATGAAAGGCCTACAGAGCCGGTTCGTAGTATCCGTAATAGTGAATATGGCTATAAAAATCACGAAGATGTCAAAGTAAGTTATCGCTCAGTAAAAGACTATGTGAATGATATTCAACAAATGGTAGAAGAAGGGAAACTTTCTGAAGAGAAAGAATTTTATGCGGCTGTGCGCTTAAGAGGCGGTCATAGTGTTGCTGATTTAGCAGATAAACCGGTACGCTACATCGAGTTGCGCAATATTGATCTTGATCCTTACCAACCTTATGGCATTGGAGAAGAAGAAGTTGAATTTCTTCATCTTTTCATGTTGTTTTTACTATGGACAGATGAACAAGCTGATCCAGATGATTGGGTCGAACAAGGTGAACAAATGAACAATTTGGTAGCTTTAGAATCGCCATTGGCACAAACGGCTTGTTATGATGAAGCGCAAAGATTAATTGTTGAAATCAGGAGTTTTATTAAGCAAACAGAATTGCCAGTTTCAACCGAAATTTTGGATCGTATGGAAGAAATGCTAGATGATCCAAAACAAACGTTAGCTGGAAGAGTTTATTTAGATGCTCAAAAAAGAACGCAAAAAGAAATAGGGAAACAAGAAGGGCTATCTTATTATAAAAAAGCCTGGCAAGCGCCTTATCAATTGGCTGGTTTTACAAATATGGAACTTTCTACTCAGATTTTTATGTTTGATGCTATTCAAAAAGGTTTTGACCTGGAAGTGTTAGATGAACAAGACCAATTTTTGAAATTGAATGCTCAAGAACATACAGAATATGTAAAAAATGGCAATATGACAAGCAAAGATACTTATATCGCTCCTTTAATTATGGAAAACAAGACAGTTACTAAAAAACTTTTACATCGAGCTGGTTTCCGGGTCCCTCAAGGTAAAGAGTTTACTAGTAAAGAAGCAGCAGATGTAAGTTATGAAGAATTTCGTAACAAAAGTATTGTCGTAAAACCGAAGTCTACTAATTTTGGGTTAGGTATTACAGTTTTTGTAGATGGCCCAAACAAAAATGACTATGAACAAGCTATAAATACAGCTTTTAAAGAAGATGATTCGGTTTTAATCGAAGATTTTATAGCAGGAACAGAATATCGTTTTTTTGTGATTGGTGATCAAGTAAAAGCTATTTTATTGCGAGTCCCCGCTAATGTTACCGGTGATGGGAAACAAACGGTTAAGGAATTAGTTGCTCAAAAAAATAATGATCCTTTACGAGGAGAGAACCATCGGACACCATTAGAGAAGATACAGTTAGGAGAGAGTGAAGAATTAGTTTTACATCAACAAGGTTATACATTCGATTCTGTGCCAAATCAAGATGAAACAATTTATTTACGCGATAACTCTAATGTATCTACTGGTGGGGACTCCATTGATATGACAGAGGTATTTTCTGAGGATTATAAGCAATTGGCTGTTCAAGCAGCCCAAGTTTTAGGAGCAACAATTTGTGGTGTAGACATAATTGTTCCTGATATTGAAGCACCTGCTTCTGCAGCAGATGCATATGGTATTATAGAGGCGAATTTTAACCCTATGATGCATATGCATTGTTACCCTTACAAAGGTAAAGGCCGTCGGCTAACTATGGATATCTTAAAACTCTTATATCCAGATTTTATAAAATAACTTTGGAAAAATTTTATAGTAGAGAAAAAAAGACTTACTGGTTTATCGTACAAAGCGATACCAGCAAGTCTTATATTCATTTTTTGCTTTAGTATTTTGTTAATCGTTGTGAAAAAGGCTATGCCAAAAACTTTTTTTCTCATTGCCGTTTTGTGAAGAATGCGAGCTATCATTTGTAAATTTTTCTGCGATATCGATTGTATCTTCGTTTACAGCTTTATCAGAAACTACAAGGAGACCACTTTCTTCATCTTCTTGCAAATCAGTGTCAACAACAGTAAATTTAAGCTTTGCCTTCATAATACTTTGAATGTAGCTAGTTTGTAGGGTTTGGCTGACATTTCCGTTAATTAAAACACTGGCATCAGGGTAATCTGTTAAGTGCGTTTCTAAGGTTTTTTTTAACTTTTCTTGTCTCATTTGTTGAATTGACATTCGGATATAGACACGTTCACGAAAAGTTCCTAAAAATTTTCTTTGTTCATCAGGATTTACAGAGGGGGTGCCGTACATTCCTTTGTCTAGATGCTTTTGTACTTCGTCTGTCATAGTGATCCTCCCCAATAAATTAATTATCTTCATTATAACATAGGACGTTTTTATTTTTAAAATACTTCACAAATTCGAACCAATGAAAGCAAAGTAGGCTTCTCCCTGTTTGAAAAAAGAGAGTAGGGGTTAAATAAAAAATCTATTGGAGGCAATCTTGTGATGTGCTCCTAATCGGTAAATAATTGGAGACAACTTCTTCGATGTGCCTCCAATAATTATGGAGAGTGGTGGGAAGTATTGAAATAACTCTTTTTATTGGTAAAAAACCTGCTGTTGTTACTTGTATACTGTAAGAAGCTTACTTCGATAAATTTTACGCATAGACAAATTCTTGAAATTGCGTATAATAAAGGATAATTTAAGTAAACAGGTGAGGTTAATGAAACAAGATAATGATAAAAATTACATTTTAGCAACAAATAACCATTTAGAAACTAAACGTCTATTATTGCGGCCAGTATCTCTTTTGGATGCAGAGGATATGTTTGAATATAGCAGCGATAGTCAAACAACTAAATTTGTTTTTGAACCTCATCAAACGTTAACAGATACAAGATATGCTATTGCAGAGTATTTTATGGCAGACCCATTAGGAAAATATGCTATTGAGTTAAAAGAGCAGCATAAAATGATTGGTACAATTGATCTTAGAGCAGAAATAAAAATTGGCGTGGCAGAATTGGGTTATATTATTAATAAAAATTACTGGGGCTTTGGGTATATACCAGAAGCATGTGATCGGTTGCTTACGCTTGGTTTTGTTGATTTAAATTTAGTACGTGTTAAAGCATTACATGATCAAAGAAATCAAAATTCAGGACGAGTAATGGAGAAAATCGGGATGACGGTGGATAGTATAGTACCTGAGGCTAGAAGAAATCTTGGGCAACTAAAAGGAGAACTGTTTACAGAAGTTACTCGAAGTATATCAAAAAAACAGTGGCAGACTGCGAAATATTAGAAGAAGGGACAGAATTTGGGGAAACTAGCAATTATATCAGATTTACATGCAGATATTAATCAATTAAATGAAGAACTGTATGTTATGCGTGATTATTTAGAAAAACAACACGTTACGCATCTTCATTTTGCAGGGGATGTGGCAAATAAAGTAGGCAAGGCGTTAGAAATCGTCCATTTTTTCGATCAAAAAATACCTACTACTTTTCACTGGGGAAACCATGAAATGGCAGATATTCAAGAGCAACAAAACTTTGAAGATTTTAATGATCCTCATTTTTTAAATTTTAAAACAAAAGAACTATCAGAATCCACTGTGCTTTTGGGCGTAAATGGTTGGTACGATTATAGTTTTGTACCTTTTGCAGATGAGAAAGAGTATCGCAGGAAGAAACAAGTTTATTGGTATGATCGTTTTATTGAGCGTAAAGGCTCGGATCCAGAAATTACGGATGCAATTTGTGACCGTCTGAAAGAAACACTAAAAAGTATTCCGCCTACAAAAAACATCATTTTAAGTACTCATTTTGTACCTAAAGAAGCTTTTATTATTAAACATGGGGAAAAATACGCACGATGGAATCAATTGAATGCTTTTTTGGGTTCAAAAGAATTTGGTGCTGTATTGGATGAATTTCCTAATATTAAAGAAGTTGTTTTTGGACATACGCATCATCGCTTTTTTGAACAGAAATTACATCGTACTAGGTATCATTGTCGGCCGTTTGGCTATTATTATGAATGGTTTTTAACTCGTTCTTTTATATTATCCAATCATTTAGCTGATACTTTTAATCCGCTTAAAGCTCGAACTTTGGTAAAACATTATTCTCAAGCGTTTAATGAATATAAAAATAATTATCTTCTTAATGAGCTTCAAGAGGGGATGGTTTTACTTGATTATTAAATTTAATAGGAGGATTTATGTTTACGCAAGAAAGTTTTAAAGTCTTTGAGATTACTGGTTTAGACGAACGAATGTCGGCGATACGAGAAGAAATTCAGCCAGTTTTTAAGACAATAGACGAAAAAATAAAAAAAGATTTAGAAGAAAAATTGAGGGAGACGCTTTATATCCATATTGCCCAGCACCGCAGGCGTAGCGTTTATCCTCCAGAAAATACCTGGTCAGCTATTAGTAGCAAAAAAAGTGGTTATAAAATGGAGCCGCATTTCCAATTAGGAATTTGGCCTGAATATGTTTTTATGTATTTATCTATTATTGACAATCTTCCTAAAAAAGAACAAATGGCGCAGCAACTTTTACATCATAACCTCTTATTGACACAATTACCTGAAGATACTGTAATCAATACCGATCATACGAAAGACCACTATGAGCTGGTTGTGGAAACAAATATTAAACACGCTTTAGAACGTTTAAAGAATGTCAAAAAAGGCGAGTTTCAAATTGGACGAGTAATAAAAAAAGAAAGTGAATTATGGAATGAACCTGAAAAGGCAATGGAATATATGTTAGCAACTTATCGTTCGCTAATTCCATATTACGAACTTCTACAATTTTGAAGCTGAGCTAAAAGGAAAAATACCCGAGCTATATTCGATAAGAAATCTATATAGCTCGGGTATTTTTATCCATTACTAAGAAACCTTTGTGGTAGACGCCGAATCAAGACGACGCTAAGCCAACCTGAAGCAATTGCTTTTATAATTTCTGGGAACAAAAAACCAAAAAAGCCTGTAGAGATTGCAGGGGTCCAATTCATATCAGCTGCGAATTTTAGCCAAATTGTCCCAAAGAAAAGAGCTACAATAAATCCTAACAAGTTGGCAACGATAGTGCTAAAGTAAGCATACCCCGTATATTTTATAATTGTTCCAATAATTAAAGAAGCGAAAATAAAACCAACTAAAAAGCCGCCTGTAGGACCTAAAAGATAGCCTACACCACTGCCTCCTCCGGCAAAAACGGGTAAACCGATCGCCCCAAGTAAAAAGTAAATAAGAACAGACCAAATTCCTACTTTTCTACCTAGTAAAGTAACCGTCAAACCAACAATAAATGTTTGTAAGCTCAAGGGAACAATACCAAGTGGAATAATGATTTGGGAAAAAATAGCGATAATACCAGCAAAAGTAGCTGCCAACAGTTGCTCATGTAAAGTTAATTTCATTGTGTAACCCTTTCTAGTAAACCTAAATTTCAAAACTAGTTAACGAAATAAAATATAGCACTTCCTTTAATAATTGTAAATAATAATTGTCCGTTGATTATCATTAAGAGGTTATTTTAAAAGGATAAGAGGTAAAACACAGAGGATAAAAAAATAGCCCAGGATCTCCATAGAGATCTTGGGCTTAAAGTAAAATCTTACATCAATTGGTTGTAGTATTCAACAACTAATGCTTCATCAATATCAGGAGTCAATTCTTCACGTTCTGGTAAGCGTGTTAATGATCCTTCTAATTTTTCATCGTCAAAGCTGACAAATGCAGGGGTTCCTACAATAGATTCAACAGCTTCTGTAATGGCAGACATTTCTTTTGATTTTTCACGGATACTAATGACTTGTCCTACTTCTACATGATAAGAAGGGATGTCTACACGTTGACCATCTACTGTAACATGGCCATGGTTGACAAATTGACGTGCTTGACGACGTGTAGTTGCCAAACCTAAACGGTAAACCACGTTGTCCAAACGTTGTTCAAGTAAGATCATGAAGTTAACACCATGTTTGCCTTCTTTAATTTTACTTGCTTTTATAAACAACGTACGGAATTGGCGTTCTGTTAAACCATACATACGACGTAGTTTTTGTTTTTCATTTAATTGCAAACCATATTCTGAGCGTGTACGACGGCTTGTTGGTCCGTGTTCACCTGGTGGGTAAGGTCGACGATTTAATTCTTTTCCGGTGCCAGATAGGGAAATACCTAAACGGCGGGAAACTTTCCAAGATGGTCCAGTATAACGAGACATTGAAAATTCCTCCAATAATATTTTTTGGAGTAAAATAATCCGATGAAATATTCATCATTCGTGTAGTTCGCTCTTCAATCTTCACCTTTGCAGCCGCGGCTACGCAATTGAACCATATAATAAGGCGACGAACTGGTGACGAATCATTATATCTCTGCTGCATTATTTTACACGCATAATATTATACTTTGCTCTTTTACTTTCTGTCAAGGGATTTTTCATAATAGCCCCTTTAGATTTCACTTTTATTTTGGATAAAAGAGATCAAAGTTAAAAAGGGGCTTTTACTGTATGTTATTTATTATAAAATCGCTTTACAAATTTATTCAAGCTCATTAGAATAAAAACGTTGGCCAACAAAAGTGTTGAGAAAAATAATAAAGGTGGAAAAGAAATGAATCCGATATCAGCGTTATTTGAAAAAATTGACGCTTCTATTTTAAAAAAAGTAGAATTAATTGAGAGTAGTTACGCACGTTACGCTGTCCGTGCTATCTTAGCATGTTTATTTTTAACTTTAGGGACAGCGATCGCATTTGGGACTGCTATGCAAGCAGAAGAAGTTGCGCCAGGTTCAGGTAAATTTTTATATGCATTTATGTTTAGCTGGTCTTTGGTTATGATTTTATTTATGAATGCAGAACTGGGAACTTCTAATATGCTTTATATGACTGTAGGAGTATATCGCAAAAAAATAGATGTTAAAATGGCTAGTAAGATCCTGTTTACTTGTATCTTGTTTAATTTAGTTGGGGGCATCTTTTTTGGTTATTTAATTTCATTAACTGGGACATTTCAAGATCTATCAGCTGATAATTACATGTTTACTTCACTAGCTGGTAAATTAGAAAAATCAACCTTACAAATTCTAGTAGAAGGTATTTTTGCTAATGTTGTTGTAAATACAGCAGTGTTAATTAGTTTACGTATGAAAGATGATGCTGGTAAAGTTTTAGCTATTATTTTTATCATTTTTATTTTTGCTTTTCTAGGTTACGAACACGTTATTGCTAATTTCCCGGCATTTTCTTTAGGATATTTTGCTTCTCAAGGAAGTATAGCTACAATGACAGCTTCAAATCTTATACATAATCTGGTATTTGCGCTAGTGGGTAATTATATCGGAGGCGGTCTGGTTATCGGCCTTATGTATGCTTGGTTAAATAATACAAGTTCAGATTATGTAGATTAAGACTAAAATACAAGTGAAAAAATATTCTGAATATTATTGACAAATAAGTACAGCCTTGCTATTATTTTGGATAACATATAAAAACACAACGATAAAGAAAGTAGAATTTGTTTAATTTTCTAAAAGAGAGCTTCGGTAGCTGAAAAGAAGCGAAAAAATAGGAATTCGAAAATGGCTTTAGAGTGGGTATTCTGAAAGTATTAGGAATACACGGTATTCTCCGTTAACAAGAAACCAATATGAATTGTATTGGAGACAAAGGTAAAAATAGTAATATTTTTACAAATCAAGGTGGTACCATGTATGTCGATTACATCCTTAGGAGACAATTGTCTTCTAGGGATTTTTTTATCTAAAAAGCATAGTGGTAAAGAGTCAAGATAAAAAATGAATTTATTGTTACTCTACCACTAAAAAATAGGCGCACTGAACTAGGCCTATGCAAATCAAGCGTTTTCATAGGCTGTTTCCCTAGCAATGCGCAAATAACTTTTTCGTTATTTTTCTATCACGCTCCTAGGTGGCGTATAGAGTTGGTGGTTCCGTAGTAGCGTATCCACCAAGCGCACAAATTTTCTTGCAGTTAAAACGAGGGCTCTTTTGTGTTGATGTTTCGGTGTTTCTTGATACTTTTTACGATAAAAGGCTTGATATTCGGGCAAATGCCGACTGACAGAATTGGCAGCTTCAATTAAGTAGTAACGGAAATAGCGATTGCCTTTTTTCGTTAAGGGGGTGTTTTCAGCTTCATGACGTCCTGACTGATGCTTGGGCCAAGTGAGCCCGGCATACTTAGCTAAACTGGTTTGATCAGGAAAACGTTCGATTTGACCAATTTCAGCTAACAAGCCAGCGGCGTAAACAGGGCCTACACCAGGAATACTGGTTAAACATTGGTATTCGGGCACCGTTTGGACGAGATCTTCAATCCCTTGGTCACAGTCTTTAACGGCTTTTTCCAAGGAACGAATTTCACGTACAAGGATACCTAAGATCATATCGATCGATTCGCTCACAACTTGATCGAGCCGGTAGGAACTACGGACGGCTCGTTGGATCGTTTTCGCTAACCCTTCGGGGTCTTTAAAGCGGCCGCGCCCTTTGGATTGGAGCCATTCGGCCAAGTCTTTCAAAGGCAGGTTCGCCAAATCGTCTAAGGACAAGTCTTGGGT
This region of Tetragenococcus osmophilus genomic DNA includes:
- the smc gene encoding chromosome segregation protein SMC, coding for MYLKKIELAGFKSFADRMVIDFENSVTGIVGPNGSGKSNITEAVRWVLGEQSARNLRGGKMPDVIFAGSDSRKPLNISEVTVVLDNTDHYLPVDYSEVNVTRRLYRTGESEFFLNKQACRLKDIQELFMDSGLGKESFSIISQGKVEAIFASKPQDRRGIFEEAAGVLKYKQRKKQAEQKLFATEDNLSRVQDIIYELEDQMAPLKEQSATAKQYLTLKEDFTKLDVAYTVAEMQEAKVAFEQATEQLKGLNGQLDTIAQQIQQKEEALQGQRLKRSQLDQWLEQNNQTQVSVVESLKKAEGQQELLQERSKHAQKSAQEYQENLAEINEKLTSLENEKANLVGKLSEKNGAVQSIEKEIEQAQAELQKYQKSTKELIEELRAKYVDQMQSQANIGNELKYLERQYTQEMSKNQSSLEKQENTNKDYKQKQEELDEVTSQLEQLQESLSEQRKQFQQLQEKQQSYQKQYEDTQKKMYQLMDDTRQIKARIKSLQDIQENYSGFYQGVRIVLQQREELSDIAGAVAELMEVPSDYTLAIETALGAQAQHIVVENEEAARAGINFLKQRRAGRATFLPMTTIKPRQLPNAVLSQAQNVSGFVGVASQLVHFSAEYTSIMQNLLGTVLIAQDLSSANEIARTIQFRYRVVSLSGDVMNAGGSMTGGATKRGNQGSLFSQANELQTLKEQAQRSDERLKTVESQVAQFQQQANASQQEMENLRTKGESARLEEQELQTRKNHILEEMERLRKEQKVYEFENKEVQDFIADYQEQKETLTKQQQDVAEQLQKLQTEMQELNDQDDLIEKRRTSLSQELSEKKAQLAVNKEQTNTLKQQIQTNEQDYAEQQKRKETLENQLEALTTDVSGHEETEESLQKQIATLTQKKDELQQQLYEKRQERDLLYQDISEEDENLSQLNQQQKEKLAEKTKAEVAKNYQENLLDQRLAYLQEEYHITFEKAEQDYEPVTKEEDTKEKIQHLRQKINQLGPVNLNAIEQYEEVSQRYEFLNQQREDLLTAKNQLFTTMDEMDEEVKTRFKDIFEKIREQFKVVFPNMFGGGRAELFLTDPNDLLNTGIEIEAQPPGKKLQNLSLLSGGERALTAIALLFSIIQVRPVPFCILDEVEAALDEANILRFANYLQTFNNDTQFIVVTHRKGTMEACNVLYGITMEESGVSKIVSVRLEDVAENGQIAVEGKDQV
- a CDS encoding Cof-type HAD-IIB family hydrolase, which produces MIKLIAIDLDGTLLDDEKKISLRNKKALQAARAQGTKVVICTGRPLAGIRPYLEELEMQSAGDYSITFNGGLVQKNDTGEIVEKAALKQEDVLDLVDLAQNLNLPLDVLSDEVVLSLPTSAQHLSLYPQLNPLLTFQAATVEEMTPERLYNKAVVGYHQDYLDQQIAKIPASYKERYEVIKSRGNLLEFMPKGITKAFGIAALAQDLAFSQEEVMGIGDEENDLPMIEYAGFGVAMDNAVALVKQKANIITGTNEEDGVAQVVENYVLP
- the ftsY gene encoding signal recognition particle-docking protein FtsY: MGLFDKIKHAFVKDKEEEQQTEDTTQEEVNKEATTEAEETKEENSSATTEADTSDEEQLEEVEEEPETFEPEDTQKKYEKGLTKTRKTFKDRMNELFANFRSVDEDFFEEVEDTLIGADVGFDTSMRIADELREEVKIKNAKKPAAVQNTIIEKLVDLYEEEGEKEVNELNEQQNDLSVFLFVGVNGTGKTTSIGKLARQYQQEGKKVVLAAADTFRAGAIDQLVEWGKRAEVEVVRGNTGSDPASVVFDAMTKAKEEQADVLLIDTAGRLQNKVNLMNELDKIKRVIKREDPNAPHEVLLVVDATTGQNAMNQAKQFKETTDVTGLVLTKLDGTAKGGIVLAIRNELHLPVKLVGLGEGIDDLEIFDPNDFVVGLFKGLLQEE